The Leptospirales bacterium genome includes a window with the following:
- a CDS encoding adenylate/guanylate cyclase domain-containing protein: MGNRRSVYVSASEDRLEALIEQRLAPGADKNQIDQRIWDLFGEEWCVMFTDLSGFSRGVAKFGIIHFLQTIHESERVYVPIIEEHDGILLKVEGDSFLVIFRNVNKALQCSLAMQRASSAYNQSRSPEEQLLVCIGLGYGRVLRIGDSDVFGAEVNAASKLGEDTAKAYDILITDATRKAAGSPKGLEFQPLDEAPPGSEGAFRVKYSL; the protein is encoded by the coding sequence ATGGGTAATCGCCGTTCCGTCTATGTGAGCGCCTCGGAAGATCGACTGGAGGCGCTGATCGAGCAGCGTCTGGCCCCCGGCGCCGACAAGAATCAGATCGACCAGCGCATCTGGGACCTCTTTGGCGAGGAATGGTGCGTCATGTTCACCGACCTTTCCGGATTTTCGCGCGGCGTGGCCAAATTTGGAATCATCCATTTTCTGCAAACGATCCACGAGTCGGAGCGCGTCTATGTGCCAATCATCGAAGAACATGATGGCATACTCTTGAAGGTCGAGGGCGACAGTTTCCTGGTCATTTTTCGCAATGTAAACAAGGCGCTGCAATGCAGTCTGGCCATGCAGCGCGCCTCCAGCGCCTACAACCAGTCGCGCTCGCCCGAGGAACAATTGCTGGTCTGTATTGGACTGGGCTATGGACGGGTGCTGCGTATAGGCGACAGCGATGTCTTTGGCGCAGAAGTCAATGCGGCCAGCAAACTGGGCGAGGACACGGCAAAGGCCTACGATATTCTGATTACGGACGCCACGCGCAAGGCGGCAGGCTCGCCCAAGGGTCTGGAATTTCAGCCACTGGACGAGGCGCCGCCCGGCAGCGAGGGCGCCTTTCGCGTAAAATACTCGTTATAG
- a CDS encoding 23S rRNA (adenine(2503)-C(2))-methyltransferase RlmN, with translation MAQEATASGMRIVERQQALDGSARLLLELVDGARVEAVDLRPGRGRRTICVSSQAGCVLDCKFCATAALPFQRNLSVLEILDQARLAQASGEDLAPPVSNIVFMGMGEPFYNYESVIAAAGFFARSGEFALGERHVCISTAGVLPALERYFAEAQAFHLAISLCSAIDDLRSQLMPINLRYPLQEIGRLLHLQSRFAQKRLMLEIPLLAGVNDGPDDAKALLQFCAPMRLRINLIPWNPNPMSSQFAAPDRESCLRFQAQLRAAGHWVFIRRSLGAEVAGACGQLAGGSLSR, from the coding sequence ATGGCGCAGGAAGCTACAGCTTCTGGAATGCGTATCGTCGAACGACAGCAAGCATTGGACGGCAGCGCGCGTCTCTTGCTTGAACTTGTCGACGGCGCGCGCGTCGAGGCGGTTGATCTTCGCCCGGGCCGCGGCCGGCGCACCATTTGCGTCTCCAGCCAGGCAGGCTGCGTACTGGATTGCAAATTTTGCGCCACAGCAGCTCTGCCCTTTCAACGTAATCTCAGCGTCCTGGAGATCCTCGATCAGGCGCGTCTGGCGCAGGCCAGCGGCGAGGATCTGGCGCCGCCGGTCAGTAATATTGTTTTTATGGGCATGGGCGAGCCTTTCTACAACTACGAGTCAGTAATCGCAGCGGCCGGCTTCTTTGCACGATCCGGCGAGTTTGCGCTGGGCGAGCGACATGTTTGCATTTCCACAGCCGGAGTGCTGCCGGCCCTGGAGCGCTACTTTGCCGAGGCCCAGGCCTTCCATCTGGCCATCTCGCTTTGCAGCGCCATTGACGACCTGCGCTCGCAACTGATGCCCATCAATTTGCGCTATCCGTTGCAGGAAATAGGGCGGCTGTTGCACTTGCAGTCGCGATTTGCGCAGAAGCGTTTGATGCTGGAGATTCCCTTACTGGCCGGCGTCAATGATGGCCCGGACGATGCAAAAGCTTTGCTTCAATTTTGCGCCCCGATGCGCTTGCGCATCAACCTGATTCCCTGGAATCCCAACCCGATGAGCAGCCAATTTGCGGCCCCCGATCGCGAAAGCTGTCTGCGCTTTCAGGCACAACTGCGCGCGGCAGGCCACTGGGTATTCATTCGCCGCAGCCTGGGCGCCGAAGTTGCCGGGGCCTGCGGGCAGCTGGCGGGCGGCTCGCTTTCCCGCTGA
- a CDS encoding alpha/beta fold hydrolase — protein sequence MTEQRLLHSIDHGGHGAPLVILHGLFGSSRNWTQAARVLNQAAHVFALDLRNHGESFSSPIHTIAEMRGDLLRWMDAQQLQQAMVLGHSMGGMNAMDFAAAYPDRVLGLIVVDIAPRAYAPHHQREFAALRTDLSGLQSRQEIDRRMAAAHPDAAVRQFLQMNLERTAEGYRWKLNVDALQRAEITGQFSLPRPAYGGPALFIAGGASSYVQPADHALIQSCFPAANIETIAGADHWLHHSAQQQFLELSLPFLQALNR from the coding sequence GTGACTGAACAGAGATTGTTGCACAGCATAGATCATGGCGGTCATGGCGCGCCGCTTGTGATCTTACACGGTTTGTTTGGCTCATCCCGCAACTGGACGCAGGCCGCCCGGGTTTTGAATCAGGCGGCCCATGTCTTTGCCCTCGATCTGCGCAATCACGGCGAAAGCTTTAGCTCTCCGATTCATACGATTGCCGAAATGCGCGGCGACCTCTTGCGCTGGATGGATGCGCAGCAACTGCAACAGGCCATGGTGCTGGGTCACAGCATGGGCGGCATGAATGCCATGGATTTTGCGGCGGCCTATCCCGATCGCGTTCTGGGTTTGATTGTCGTCGATATAGCGCCGCGCGCCTATGCGCCGCACCACCAGCGAGAGTTTGCCGCGCTGCGCACCGATCTCAGCGGCTTGCAGAGTCGGCAGGAAATTGACCGACGCATGGCCGCCGCCCATCCTGATGCTGCTGTTCGACAATTCTTGCAGATGAACCTGGAGCGCACGGCCGAAGGCTACCGCTGGAAACTGAACGTCGACGCTCTGCAGCGCGCGGAAATCACCGGCCAATTCTCGCTGCCGCGCCCGGCCTATGGCGGTCCTGCGCTCTTTATTGCCGGCGGAGCGTCCAGCTACGTGCAGCCCGCAGACCATGCCTTGATTCAATCTTGCTTTCCGGCTGCAAATATCGAAACCATCGCCGGCGCCGATCACTGGCTGCACCACAGCGCCCAGCAGCAATTCCTGGAGCTGAGCTTGCCCTTTTTGCAAGCATTGAATCGATAA
- a CDS encoding alpha/beta fold hydrolase, translating to MARGSSKRKKGRKGGLGGVAARWALLGAGVLAGIGLITARHLNRMRKRDLLDDYFITPFELQTPHQNVEFESDDGLCLRGWWFTREGEEKTIVACSGRFGQKSDLIGIGTGLWRAGFNVIVFDCRGRGESEKGRTSPGFFELRDLRAARNFAQRSIPGARVALLGYSMGASMAIQLAAEDPRIRAVVADSPFASLGDLVAGYYARYFLPGRWIAALTAFWNRLIFGWNIADLSPEADASEPHQRPLLIIHGDEDSVIPLRHAERIHQAAGARSQLWVAAGVDHCGAYFQNRAVYIQRVADFFLTAFAD from the coding sequence ATGGCAAGAGGAAGTTCAAAGCGGAAAAAGGGCCGAAAAGGCGGACTGGGCGGCGTCGCGGCGCGCTGGGCATTGCTCGGCGCCGGCGTCCTGGCCGGCATAGGTCTGATTACAGCGCGTCATCTCAATCGGATGCGCAAGCGCGATCTGCTCGACGACTACTTCATTACGCCTTTCGAATTGCAAACGCCTCATCAAAACGTTGAATTTGAAAGCGATGACGGCCTTTGTTTGCGAGGCTGGTGGTTCACACGCGAGGGCGAGGAGAAAACGATTGTAGCCTGTTCCGGTCGCTTTGGTCAGAAGTCAGACTTGATTGGCATAGGTACAGGACTGTGGCGCGCCGGCTTCAACGTAATTGTTTTTGATTGTCGCGGCCGCGGGGAATCAGAAAAGGGCCGAACATCTCCCGGATTTTTTGAACTGAGGGATCTACGCGCGGCGCGCAATTTTGCGCAGCGGTCCATTCCAGGCGCGCGTGTGGCGCTGCTTGGCTACAGCATGGGCGCCAGTATGGCCATCCAGCTGGCTGCCGAGGATCCGCGAATCCGCGCGGTTGTCGCCGACTCTCCCTTCGCTTCGCTGGGCGACCTGGTAGCCGGCTACTATGCTCGCTACTTTCTGCCAGGGCGCTGGATCGCAGCGCTTACGGCCTTCTGGAACCGGCTGATCTTTGGCTGGAACATTGCTGATCTCTCGCCAGAAGCCGATGCATCCGAGCCGCACCAGCGACCGCTCCTTATCATCCACGGCGACGAAGACTCGGTCATTCCCTTACGACACGCAGAGCGCATTCACCAGGCCGCCGGCGCACGCAGTCAGCTATGGGTGGCCGCCGGCGTCGATCATTGCGGCGCCTATTTTCAGAATCGAGCCGTCTATATCCAGCGTGTGGCCGATTTCTTTTTGACCGCCTTTGCAGATTGA
- a CDS encoding cyclopropane-fatty-acyl-phospholipid synthase family protein codes for MIETIIALLDQIKFPHGYVVEWPDGSIYRYATGQPVFKLKIKTLRAMRDILRDPSVGFGEAYMAEEIEVEGDLEQVMHLGFLARSSGLKPGLMQMAKFAWGYFSRRNTMEGSRKNIAAHYDLGNDFYSLWLDREAKQYTCAYFESPRDSIEKAQIAKLDLVCRKLRLQPGETVVEAGCGWGGFALHAVRKYGVKVRAFNISREQIAYARERADRLGIAQDRLEYVHDDYRVIGRERRQYDKFASIGMFEHVGKENYSGLYDIIAHAVKPRGLAMVHTIGRISPAPLDAWLEKYIFPGAYIPSLAEMVAPAEKKNRPLHVVDVENLRYHYALTLDHWSSRLEEHADAIRAQYGEAFLRMFRMYLRASAAGFRFGGILLFQMLLSNGYDDEAPMTRQHMLSASAQKAPPRIAGQSNNGGSATRRKAATRRATLRR; via the coding sequence ATGATCGAAACTATTATAGCCCTGCTGGATCAGATCAAGTTCCCCCATGGCTACGTCGTTGAGTGGCCCGATGGATCCATCTACCGTTACGCTACTGGCCAGCCAGTCTTTAAGTTGAAAATAAAGACGCTGCGCGCCATGCGCGACATCCTGCGCGACCCCTCGGTCGGTTTTGGCGAGGCCTACATGGCCGAGGAAATAGAAGTTGAGGGCGATCTCGAGCAGGTCATGCATCTGGGCTTTCTGGCGCGCAGCAGCGGTTTGAAACCGGGGCTAATGCAAATGGCAAAGTTCGCCTGGGGCTACTTCAGTCGACGTAACACGATGGAGGGCTCGCGCAAGAATATTGCCGCCCACTACGACCTTGGTAATGATTTCTACAGCCTCTGGTTGGATCGCGAAGCAAAACAATATACCTGCGCCTATTTTGAGTCGCCGCGGGACTCCATCGAAAAGGCGCAGATTGCCAAGCTGGATCTGGTTTGCCGTAAGCTGCGGCTGCAGCCGGGCGAGACGGTAGTTGAAGCCGGTTGCGGCTGGGGCGGCTTTGCGTTGCACGCAGTCCGCAAGTATGGCGTCAAGGTGCGGGCCTTCAACATTTCACGGGAGCAGATTGCCTATGCTCGCGAGCGCGCCGATCGCCTGGGCATTGCTCAGGACCGGCTGGAGTACGTGCACGACGACTATCGCGTGATTGGGCGCGAAAGGCGACAATATGACAAGTTTGCATCGATCGGGATGTTTGAGCACGTCGGCAAAGAGAACTATAGCGGACTCTACGATATAATCGCCCACGCCGTCAAACCGCGCGGATTGGCCATGGTGCACACCATCGGTCGGATCTCGCCCGCGCCGCTGGATGCCTGGTTAGAAAAGTACATTTTCCCCGGCGCCTATATCCCTTCGCTTGCAGAAATGGTCGCGCCCGCGGAAAAGAAGAATCGTCCGCTGCATGTCGTTGATGTTGAGAATCTGCGCTACCACTACGCCCTGACTCTGGATCACTGGTCCAGTCGGCTGGAAGAGCATGCTGATGCGATCCGCGCCCAGTACGGCGAGGCCTTCCTGCGCATGTTTCGAATGTACCTCCGCGCGTCGGCCGCCGGCTTCCGCTTTGGCGGCATTCTGTTATTTCAGATGCTGTTGTCGAACGGCTATGATGACGAAGCGCCGATGACCCGGCAGCACATGCTTTCCGCCTCTGCACAAAAGGCGCCGCCGCGAATTGCCGGCCAGAGCAACAACGGCGGATCGGCAACCAGGCGCAAAGCTGCGACGCGACGTGCAACGCTGCGACGTTGA
- a CDS encoding acyltransferase, protein MRDFLLSLFLRREGERSELDGLRAWAILPVLLYHFWLAARFAAPPLPEWLATGLLHSYSGVSLFFTLSGYLITSILLRENGPQTWAGIGSFWAQRALRILPALYAYLAITLWISWQRLAALEVHGLQAAPEYLALSASVQRWPLDFLLVSNYRETFQPHVWSLCVEQHFYLLFPALLWILRGHPKQTALAAGALYLLPGILRMGRALAGDAVAFQEAIYHQTQFRFDDIMVGVLLAAAMRGFQLSAWLHRWRAEWSMPALAAALLIPGHVLALEENLYFQALRYNLINLGYGALLLGALTLRGPLCALLSLPFWRPLARLSYSMYLWHFFAGARAMGGLSERILSGEFIAPAELARSFASSAGLTGLYALASYYFIEQPFLLLRRRLTRRAAPIA, encoded by the coding sequence ATGCGCGACTTTCTCCTTTCCCTCTTCCTGCGACGCGAGGGCGAACGGTCGGAGTTGGACGGACTGCGCGCATGGGCCATCCTGCCGGTATTGCTCTATCATTTCTGGCTGGCGGCGCGATTTGCAGCGCCGCCATTGCCGGAATGGCTGGCGACCGGATTGTTACACAGCTACTCCGGAGTCAGTCTGTTCTTCACGCTCAGCGGCTACCTGATAACGTCCATTCTGCTGCGCGAAAATGGTCCACAGACCTGGGCTGGAATCGGAAGCTTCTGGGCGCAGCGCGCCTTGCGAATCTTACCGGCGCTGTATGCCTATCTGGCCATTACACTCTGGATAAGCTGGCAGCGTCTGGCGGCGCTGGAAGTCCATGGTCTGCAGGCGGCGCCGGAATATCTGGCGCTGTCGGCCAGCGTACAACGCTGGCCCCTTGATTTTCTGCTGGTTTCCAACTACCGCGAAACCTTTCAGCCACACGTCTGGTCGCTCTGCGTCGAACAGCACTTTTATCTGCTCTTTCCGGCGCTGCTCTGGATATTGCGCGGCCATCCAAAGCAAACGGCCCTTGCCGCTGGCGCGCTCTATCTGCTTCCCGGAATTTTGCGAATGGGACGCGCACTGGCCGGCGACGCAGTCGCTTTTCAGGAAGCCATCTACCACCAGACGCAGTTTCGATTCGATGACATCATGGTCGGGGTTTTGCTGGCGGCGGCGATGCGCGGCTTTCAGCTTTCGGCATGGCTGCATCGCTGGCGCGCAGAATGGAGCATGCCGGCGCTGGCGGCGGCGCTGCTGATCCCCGGACACGTGCTGGCCCTCGAAGAGAATCTCTACTTTCAAGCGCTGCGCTACAATCTAATCAATCTCGGCTATGGCGCGTTGTTGCTGGGCGCTCTGACCTTGCGCGGTCCGCTCTGCGCTTTGCTCTCCCTGCCTTTCTGGCGCCCGCTGGCGCGCCTCAGCTACAGCATGTATCTATGGCATTTCTTTGCCGGCGCCCGCGCCATGGGCGGACTTTCCGAGCGAATCCTGAGCGGCGAGTTTATTGCGCCGGCTGAACTGGCCCGCTCCTTTGCCTCCAGTGCAGGCTTGACCGGGCTCTATGCGCTTGCTTCCTACTATTTCATCGAGCAGCCCTTCTTGCTGCTGCGTCGACGCCTGACCAGGCGCGCTGCTCCCATCGCCTGA
- a CDS encoding tetratricopeptide repeat protein translates to MAVDPRQLFNAALHAERSGKLSEAVRLYKAAARADHTLRPAFLNLGALYSRHGRADLAMGFYQRALELGQDETIYYNLGAECYRLERFDESAQYLKRALKLNTRMLKGHILLAYVYDRLQAPERAAIYFQNALKLEPGNRMASLGYAVLLSQLERFEEALSVLELCRQRLPADNSVNNLRAALLLKLNRHDESLAEYQRLARESSGYSSFTDYLQQARKDNAADYEQALAGIDDRIRDRAQRLRGRIEARKRRLGALDPAARAPQRLGLEGSQDVQEEMKQELRDFVDLSFLHLFKGDTDRALQYLLHARKLKQSREQAG, encoded by the coding sequence ATGGCTGTAGACCCCAGACAACTTTTTAACGCGGCGCTTCACGCCGAGCGCAGCGGCAAACTGTCCGAGGCTGTTCGGCTCTACAAGGCAGCGGCGCGCGCCGATCACACGCTGCGGCCGGCCTTTCTCAATCTGGGCGCGCTCTACAGTCGGCACGGTCGCGCCGATCTGGCCATGGGCTTCTATCAGCGCGCCCTGGAATTGGGGCAGGACGAAACCATCTACTACAACCTGGGCGCCGAGTGTTACCGCCTGGAGCGCTTTGATGAAAGCGCGCAATACCTGAAGCGCGCGCTCAAGTTGAACACGCGCATGCTTAAGGGTCACATACTGCTGGCTTATGTTTACGATCGACTGCAGGCGCCCGAGCGCGCCGCGATCTACTTCCAGAATGCCTTGAAGCTGGAACCCGGCAACCGGATGGCTTCGCTGGGCTATGCGGTACTGCTATCGCAGCTGGAACGCTTTGAGGAAGCGCTGAGCGTACTGGAGCTCTGCCGGCAACGATTGCCGGCGGATAACAGCGTCAACAATCTGCGCGCCGCGCTGTTGCTGAAGCTCAATCGTCACGATGAATCGCTGGCCGAGTACCAGCGTCTGGCCCGCGAGTCGAGCGGCTACTCCAGCTTTACAGACTATCTTCAGCAGGCGCGCAAAGACAACGCTGCCGACTACGAACAGGCGCTTGCCGGCATCGATGATCGCATTCGCGACCGCGCCCAACGCTTGCGGGGGCGCATCGAAGCGCGTAAGCGGCGGCTGGGCGCCCTGGATCCGGCGGCGCGTGCGCCGCAACGTCTGGGACTGGAAGGTTCGCAGGATGTCCAGGAAGAGATGAAGCAAGAGCTGCGCGACTTTGTGGACCTCAGCTTTTTGCACCTCTTCAAGGGCGATACCGACCGCGCATTGCAATACCTGTTACACGCCCGCAAGCTGAAGCAATCGCGCGAGCAAGCGGGTTAA
- the nadC gene encoding carboxylating nicotinate-nucleotide diphosphorylase produces the protein MNAASHYTRPVDRLEAAELETLVDLALAEDAPAGDATSDAIFAADHQSRARIVARESGIVCGLPALQAVCKRDRLRHPPGLELVGQLDDGQAFAAGQSLMEFRGPTRTLLRLERVLLNFLQYLCGIATATAAAVAQAPAGLAVLDTRKTLPGYRRLAKYAVYCGGGSNHRLHLSEMAMIKDNHIAAAGSLSEALRLVRKARPGIAVEVEVDTMLQLAELLPLAPDFVLLDNMDDATLAQAVEMTRRLAPGTRIEVSGGWRPEQLKRLQALCPLGVSMGFLTHTTRFLDLSMEFLTEPVDQG, from the coding sequence ATGAACGCAGCTTCGCACTACACCCGTCCGGTGGACCGGCTTGAGGCCGCGGAACTTGAGACGCTGGTCGATCTGGCCCTCGCCGAGGATGCGCCGGCCGGAGATGCGACCAGCGATGCGATCTTTGCCGCCGACCATCAAAGCCGCGCCCGGATTGTAGCGCGCGAATCGGGCATCGTCTGCGGCCTGCCGGCGCTGCAAGCGGTCTGTAAACGCGACCGACTGCGCCATCCGCCGGGGCTGGAGCTGGTCGGTCAGCTGGACGATGGCCAGGCCTTTGCCGCCGGACAGAGCCTGATGGAATTTCGCGGGCCAACGCGGACCTTGCTACGCCTGGAGCGTGTGCTGCTGAACTTCCTGCAGTATCTCTGCGGCATTGCCACGGCGACAGCCGCCGCAGTGGCCCAGGCGCCTGCCGGGCTTGCCGTGCTTGATACGCGCAAGACCCTGCCGGGCTATCGTCGACTTGCCAAATACGCCGTCTATTGCGGCGGCGGTTCCAACCATCGCCTGCACCTCAGCGAAATGGCCATGATCAAGGACAACCATATCGCTGCCGCCGGATCGCTGAGCGAAGCCCTGCGGCTGGTGCGGAAAGCTAGGCCAGGCATTGCCGTTGAAGTAGAAGTCGATACCATGCTACAGCTTGCGGAACTGCTGCCCCTGGCCCCGGACTTTGTGCTGCTTGACAACATGGACGACGCCACGCTGGCCCAGGCCGTGGAAATGACTCGCCGGCTGGCGCCAGGGACGCGCATCGAGGTCTCCGGCGGCTGGCGCCCGGAACAGCTCAAACGGCTGCAAGCGCTCTGCCCATTGGGCGTCAGCATGGGCTTTCTTACCCATACCACGCGATTCCTGGATTTGAGCATGGAATTTTTGACAGAGCCTGTAGACCAGGGCTGA
- a CDS encoding TetR/AcrR family transcriptional regulator gives MQKENGRKLVRAKYTKGEATLEKIRDACLDEIINRGYHHTSVCEIVRRAQLTRGAFYNYWVSLDHCISDLLLVIREIVADDKELMRYQNSLSDESALVRKVRGILYYVRERQMRYPLLPLSLLNEKDLNNDELQTILIDYCAQVQGEYHAAIQADEESGLLKSGVDSAASAVTVMLFLRGLLEVNVVRPPSLLENLEKGFAAYLGGLFSDEYLQRCPIGSLAQPALALQEA, from the coding sequence ATGCAAAAAGAAAACGGTCGCAAACTTGTCCGCGCCAAGTATACCAAGGGCGAGGCAACTCTGGAAAAGATTCGCGATGCTTGCCTTGATGAGATCATCAACCGCGGCTACCATCATACCAGCGTCTGCGAGATTGTTCGACGGGCGCAACTGACTCGCGGCGCCTTTTACAACTACTGGGTTTCCCTGGATCACTGCATTTCCGACTTGCTGCTGGTCATTCGCGAGATTGTGGCCGATGACAAAGAGCTGATGCGCTACCAGAATTCGTTGAGCGACGAATCGGCGCTGGTGCGCAAAGTGCGCGGGATTCTCTACTACGTTCGCGAGCGCCAGATGCGTTATCCCTTGCTTCCACTGTCGTTGCTCAATGAAAAGGATCTGAACAACGACGAATTGCAGACCATTCTGATAGACTACTGCGCACAGGTTCAGGGCGAGTACCATGCCGCGATCCAGGCCGATGAAGAATCGGGCCTGCTGAAAAGCGGCGTGGACTCTGCAGCCAGCGCCGTCACGGTGATGCTCTTCCTGCGCGGTTTGCTGGAGGTCAATGTAGTCCGCCCGCCTTCGTTGCTGGAGAATCTGGAGAAGGGCTTTGCCGCTTATCTCGGCGGTCTGTTCAGCGACGAATATCTGCAACGCTGTCCCATTGGGTCGCTTGCGCAGCCCGCGCTGGCATTGCAGGAGGCCTGA
- a CDS encoding PDZ domain-containing protein codes for MNARIVSLHCALAAFALALLQCQSPPAESQPVALSAEQTGPAYLGIIYVSNRGTAGVRVVDVLPASPAERAGILKGDTIVYANGQFIGGGYLLRAIIDALRPGQTIDLALRRLNGHETRVTAELDPIPPGDPWMRQRPQ; via the coding sequence ATGAATGCGCGGATCGTCAGTCTTCACTGTGCCCTGGCAGCCTTCGCGCTGGCTTTGCTGCAATGTCAATCACCGCCTGCCGAAAGCCAGCCAGTCGCTCTATCTGCTGAACAGACGGGGCCGGCTTACCTTGGCATCATCTATGTGAGCAATCGTGGAACGGCAGGCGTCCGCGTTGTCGATGTACTGCCGGCAAGTCCCGCGGAGCGCGCCGGCATCTTGAAAGGCGATACAATCGTCTACGCCAACGGCCAGTTCATTGGCGGCGGCTATCTGCTGCGGGCCATCATCGACGCATTGCGACCCGGACAGACCATTGACCTGGCCTTACGCCGACTCAACGGCCATGAGACGCGCGTCACGGCAGAGCTGGATCCTATTCCGCCTGGCGATCCCTGGATGCGCCAGCGCCCGCAATAA
- a CDS encoding ATP-grasp domain-containing protein translates to MQRRIERVLIANRGEIARRVQRACRQLGIQSIAVYSRADRLMPYVAEADQSYFLGESDARDSYLNIAHLLEACARCGADAVHPGYGFLSENAEFAEAVAAAGLIFIGPPPPAMRAMGDKIQARRLMEARGVPVAPGYHGEDQSAQRLVEESRRVGFPLLIKASAGGGGRGIRLVEDVAEFEAALASARREASNAFGNDTVFLERFIQAPRHIEIQIFADGHGNVVHLFERECSVQRRRQKVIEEAPAPNLPTRTRDAMANAAIEAARAVGYEGAGTVEFVYSDADGDFYFLEMNTRLQVEHPVTEMTLGVDLAVEQIRVAMGEPLSFAQGDLQQHGHAIEARIYAEDPARDFAPSAGRIVRFETPDLEGLRVDAGVESGSEISIYYDAMAAKLIAWGAVREAAIDLLDRALAETVFFGPASNLEYLRAILSETRFREGRYTTALLSEQLANWQPAPWEGQAAQTALEAAALVAYHNLSRLPANSSAGVADGGDRGEVYKRLAGFRLWTD, encoded by the coding sequence ATGCAGCGCAGAATTGAACGCGTGCTCATCGCCAATCGAGGCGAGATCGCCAGGCGAGTGCAGCGCGCCTGCCGACAACTGGGCATCCAGAGCATTGCGGTCTACTCGCGCGCCGATCGCCTGATGCCCTATGTCGCCGAGGCTGATCAGAGCTATTTTCTTGGCGAATCAGATGCGCGTGATTCCTATCTGAACATTGCCCATCTGTTGGAGGCCTGTGCGCGCTGCGGGGCCGATGCAGTACATCCAGGCTACGGCTTCTTAAGCGAGAACGCCGAATTTGCCGAAGCGGTTGCGGCCGCCGGATTGATATTCATTGGTCCGCCGCCGCCGGCAATGCGCGCCATGGGCGACAAGATCCAGGCCCGCCGCTTGATGGAAGCGCGCGGCGTCCCTGTGGCGCCTGGCTACCATGGAGAAGATCAGAGTGCGCAGCGCCTGGTCGAGGAATCCCGGCGCGTCGGATTTCCGCTATTGATCAAAGCCAGCGCTGGCGGCGGCGGAAGAGGCATTCGCCTGGTGGAGGACGTCGCAGAATTTGAGGCGGCGCTTGCTTCGGCGCGGCGCGAAGCCTCAAACGCCTTTGGCAATGACACGGTGTTTCTGGAGCGCTTCATCCAGGCGCCGCGGCACATTGAGATTCAGATCTTCGCCGATGGCCATGGCAACGTAGTGCATCTTTTCGAGCGCGAATGTTCCGTACAGCGCAGACGCCAGAAAGTGATCGAGGAGGCGCCGGCCCCCAACTTGCCGACCAGGACGCGCGATGCTATGGCCAACGCAGCGATTGAGGCAGCGCGAGCGGTCGGCTATGAGGGCGCGGGCACCGTGGAATTTGTCTACTCCGACGCCGACGGCGATTTCTATTTTCTGGAAATGAACACGCGGCTGCAGGTGGAGCATCCAGTTACAGAGATGACGCTGGGCGTAGATCTGGCAGTCGAACAAATCCGCGTCGCCATGGGCGAACCGCTTTCCTTCGCTCAAGGCGATCTGCAGCAGCACGGACATGCCATCGAAGCGCGCATCTACGCCGAGGACCCGGCGCGCGACTTTGCTCCCTCTGCCGGTCGGATCGTTCGCTTTGAGACTCCCGACCTTGAGGGATTGCGCGTCGACGCCGGGGTGGAAAGCGGCAGTGAGATCTCTATCTACTACGATGCCATGGCGGCAAAACTGATTGCCTGGGGCGCGGTTCGCGAAGCGGCCATTGATCTGCTCGATCGAGCGCTGGCTGAGACCGTATTTTTTGGGCCGGCTTCCAATCTCGAATACTTGCGCGCCATCCTGAGTGAAACTCGCTTTCGCGAGGGTCGCTATACTACTGCATTGCTGTCCGAGCAACTTGCAAACTGGCAGCCGGCGCCGTGGGAAGGTCAGGCTGCGCAGACCGCGCTGGAGGCCGCGGCGCTTGTAGCCTACCACAATCTCAGTCGCTTGCCAGCAAACTCCAGCGCTGGCGTCGCAGACGGCGGCGACCGCGGCGAAGTCTACAAGCGTCTTGCCGGATTTCGACTGTGGACAGACTGA